From Seriola aureovittata isolate HTS-2021-v1 ecotype China chromosome 16, ASM2101889v1, whole genome shotgun sequence, one genomic window encodes:
- the mindy1 gene encoding ubiquitin carboxyl-terminal hydrolase MINDY-1 — protein MAESSSEPAAAELLIEPTLATETVSKELIVTTVTEGSGRTLGSDTRAKVPSSNGDANSPLPSKEEATPTPQESSLVSSENGTVTTVTTEEESVSALLRHIGTEGRQNRAGDPGLELDLEDSSSVATAGGSEDQRESTDSASFSIPSLELSDGVTATGNSLDVDDGLSSSYSALGAEGCSLSTEVPSLKGDETQEAAGGAVAAAAAVLPAAAAAASSSTAAAAVEPRPSMPAYYLVKWITWKEKKTPIITQSENGPCPLLAIMNTLFLRWKAKLPAQTEVVTTEDLMAHLGECVLSVTPREKADGMELNFQQNMSDAMAVLPKLSTGLDVNVRFTGVTDFEYTPECIVFDLLDIPLYHGWLVDPQSPEMVAAVGKLSYNQLVEKIIDYKHSADSSRVSEGLVAEQFLESTATQLSYHGLCELNTTAKEGEISVFFRNNHFSTMIKHKGHLYLLVTDQGFLQEEGLVWESLHNVEGDGNFCDSDFRLCHQRAPPTSTLPPTAQDQQRQIDQDYLVAVSLQQQQGGAPGPLSDLELARQLQQEEYQQQQQLQQQQQQQQQQGSVQAAQQVRGQGSQQARRRDKDSDCILL, from the exons ATGGCCGAGTCCAGCTCGGAACCGGCAGCTGCAGAACTGCTGATCGAACCCACTCTAGCCACAGAAACCGTCTCCAAGGAACTGATAGTAACCACGGTGACAGAGGGGTCGGGCCGAACGTTGGGGTCGGACACCAGAGCCAAGGTCCCGAGCAGCAACGGGGATGCCAACAGTCCTCTACCCAGCAAAGAGGAGGCCACGCCCACACCACAGGAGTCCTCATTGGTGTCGTCTGAAAACGGGACTGTAACCACGgtcaccacagaagaagaatctGTGTCCGCTCTGCTCAGACACATTGGGACTGAGGGAAGACAGAACAGAGCAGGAGACCCAG GTCTGGAGCTGGACCTGGAGGACAGCTCATCGGTAGCCACGGCAGGCGGTTCAGAGGACCAGCGGGAGTCCACAGACTCGGCGTCCTTCTCCATCCCCAGTCTGGAGCTGTCAGACGGGGTCACGGCCACAGGAAACTCCCTGGACGTGGATGACGGCCTGTCCTCGTCCTACTCTGCTCTGGGCGCTGAAGGCTGCTCTCTGTCCACCGAGGTCCCCAGTCTGAAGGGCGATGAGACGCAAGAAGCTGCAG GGGGCGCTgtcgctgctgcagcagcagttcttcctgctgccgctgccgctgcctcgtcctccacagctgctgcagctgtggagCCCAGGCCGTCCATGCCCGCGTACTACCTGGTGAAGTGGATCACctggaaggagaaaaagacCCCCATCATCACTCAGAGCGAGAACGGACCCTGCCCCCTGCTGGCCATCATGAACACACTCTTCCTGCGCTGgaag GCAAAGCTTCCTGCTCAGACTGAAGTGGTCACCACCGAGGACCTGATGGCTCACCTGG gagagtgtgtgttgtctgtcacACCCAGAGAGAAAGCTGATGGGATGGAGCTCAACTTCCAACAg aaCATGAGTGATGCCATGGCGGTCCTCCCTAAGCTCTCCACAGGTCTGGATGTTAACGTACGTTTCACTGGAGTCACAGACTTTGAATACACACCTGAGTGCATCGTGTTCGACCTGCTGGACATCCCACTGTACCACGGCTGGTTGGTCGACCCACAG agtcCAGAGATGGTGGCTGCTGTGGGGAAACTGAGTTACAACCAGCTGGTGGAGAAAATCATCGACTACAAACACTCTGCTGACAGCAGTCGAGTCAGTGAAG gTCTTGTAGCAGAGCAGTTTCTGGAGTCGACAGCGACTCAGTTGTCGTATCACGGTCTGTGTGAACTCAACACGACGGCCAAAGAGGGAGAGATCTCCGTGTTCTTCAGGAACAACCACTTCAGTACCATGATCAAACACaag ggTCACCTGTACCTGCTGGTGACAGATCAGGGtttcctgcaggaggagggTCTGGTCTGGGAGTCTCTTCATAACGTCGAGGGCGATGGGAACTTCTGTGACTCTGACTTCAGACTGTGTCATCAGAGAGCTCCGCCCACCTCCACCCTGCCCCCCACGGCCCAGGACCAGCAGAGACAGATTGaccag GACTACCTGGTGGCGGtgtccctgcagcagcagcagggcggGGCCCCGGGGCCCCTCAGTGACCTGGAGTTGGCCCGTCAGCTCCAGCAGGAGGAAtaccagcaacagcagcaactccagcaacaacagcaacagcagcagcagcagggatcAGTGCAGGCAGCACAGCAG gtcagaggtcaggggtcacagCAAGCCAGGAGGAGAGACAAGGACTCAGACTGTATCCTCCTATAg